TCTGTAATCACTCTGATCACGAGGGTCGTTATGCTTTTGGCCAGCAACCCGCAGTTGGACTTTGGAACCTGAAACGTTTAGCCCAAGCTCTCGCACCTATTATTGAATCTAATGATTTAATTGTCGCACTTAATACTTATCAAGCAGCATTGGTGAAACAGTATTTAAGCTTGATGCGCGCTAAGTTAGGGCTGCCTCAACCGAGTAGTAACTCAAATATTCTCAGTGAAGCCGCTCAAGTTAAACAGGATCAGCAAGATTTACATCTAGTGGGGCAATTAACAGTTTTATTGGAAGCTAATCAGCTGGATTACAGTAATAGTTTACGCCGCTTTGGCCAAGTTGACCCGAACCGTTCAGATTCTGCTTTACGTAATGACATGATCGATGTTGCTGGCTTTGATACTTGGTATAAAGCTTACCAAGACCGAGTGGGTGAGGTAGCGGATGTGGATGTGTGGCAAGGAAATCGTAATGGTGTTAACCCTAAATACATTTTACGTAATTACCTCGCGCAAGAAGCCATTATCGATATAGAAGAAAGTGGCGATAATCGTAAATTATTACAACTCCAACAGTTGTTGAGTCGTCCTTTTGACGAACAACCCGAAATGGAAGACTTTGCCAAACGTCCTCCAGAGTGGGGACAAGGCTTAATTATGTCTTGCAGCAGTTAATTAAATTATTTTATCCGAGTCGACTTATGAAATTATTGTCAGCCCAATTAGATCCCGCAGCACTAAGCATTGTTATTCAAGCTGAAGTGGATTTTGAGCAATTTGAACGATTTGCAGAACCACTAGCGGCGGCACTTGATTGCGACATTCGTGAGCGCCAATGGGGAGCCGATCGCCACCAATGGTTACTGAACTTTGAAGGTAGCCCTTTATGGCTACATTATGAATTTTATGGTGATATTTGTTGGATATCCACCGATAGCGCTGCAGAGTTAGACGTATTAGCGTTTTTGTTAACGCTACTCGCTCCCCATATTCAAACGAGTTAAGAAGGCAAACATGGATAATCGTACCGGCGCAGAATTTCATTTTCAGGCACTAAGACCTGATCTCATTCTTGATGCTATTGAAAGTATTGGTATCTTCCCTGAGACGGGTT
This region of Shewanella livingstonensis genomic DNA includes:
- a CDS encoding DUF3630 family protein, whose product is MKLLSAQLDPAALSIVIQAEVDFEQFERFAEPLAAALDCDIRERQWGADRHQWLLNFEGSPLWLHYEFYGDICWISTDSAAELDVLAFLLTLLAPHIQTS